The following are encoded together in the Takifugu flavidus isolate HTHZ2018 chromosome 22, ASM371156v2, whole genome shotgun sequence genome:
- the usp44 gene encoding ubiquitin carboxyl-terminal hydrolase 44 isoform X1: MDRCKHVGRLRLASDHSILNPQKWHCVDCNTSESIWACLSCSHVACGRYIEEHALQHFQQQRHPLAIEVNELYVFCYLCDDYVLNDNATGDLKLLRSTLSAIQSQRYEVTTRSGRTLRSASAAPDAVMPSGARESQLRDEDRMFTALWHRRRTLMGRVFRFWFGLTDCGRRREEEERKREEEEESKREARERRRALKRQLQEELENAPLRKSRRLRRKNQRGADAAVAAPPQRVHKRPKTVKPSVTRTPRITLTPKTVGRTKKQPILKSQKSSTVKAKPKTPSATPQRAQTPGRRKQRTEQGGSPFKRRPTVTPGVTGLRNLGNTCYMNSILQVLSHLHVFRECFLRLDLTQALELLASAVQGQLVGKISHLSLTQRKGFQSSSGSGSGLSGGASRGRSMELIQPKEPSSEHISLCHELHTLFQVMWSGKWALVSPFAMLHSVWQLIPAFRGYAQQDAQEFLCELLDKVQHELESAGKHTTTTGVPQTQKRLIKQVLSVVNTIFHGQLLSQVTCLACGHRSNTVEPFWDLSLEFPERYHSNSRESAAQTSCHLTEMLAKFTETEALEGNIYACDHCNSARRRTTSKSVLLTEAQKRLMVHKLPQVLRLHLKRFRWSGRNHREKIGVHVSFDQLLDVEPYCYQEPSPKDLSCSSPSSPVSAGSPHHKHFLYDLSAVVMHHGKGFGSGHYTSYCYNTEGGFWVHCNDSKLNVCSVEEVCRAQAYILFYTQRVPQDKDRPL, encoded by the exons ATGGACAGGTGTAAGCATGTTGGGCGGCTGAGGCTGGCCTCAGACCACTCCATCCTCAACCCCCAAAAGTGGCACTGCGTGGACTGCAACACGTCCGAGTCGATCTGGGCCTGCTTGAGCTGCTCTCACGTGGCGTGTGGCCGCTACATTGAGGAGCACGCGCTGCAACATTTTCAACAGCAGCGCCACCCTTTGGCCATCGAGGTTAATGAATTGTACgttttttgttatttgtgcGACGATTATGTCCTAAATGATAACGCCACTGGTGACTTGAAGCTCCTCCGTAGTACGCTTAGCGCCATCCAGAGCCAGAGATATGAGGTTACCACCCGCAGCGGGCGAACCCTTCGCTCTGCTAGCGCAGCGCCCGATGCTGTCATGCCATCCGGGGCCCGTGAGTCGCAGCTTAGAGACGAGGACAGGATGTTTACCGCACTTTGGCACCGGCGTAGGACGCTTATGGGACGGGTGTTTCGCTTCTGGTTTGGACTGACCGattgtgggaggaggagggaggaggaagagagaaagcgggaggaggaggaggaatcgaAACGGGAGgcaagggagaggaggagggctcTGAAAAGGCAattgcaggaagagctggaaaaCGCCCCTCTCAGGAAAAGTCGCCGGCTGCGTCGGAAAAACCAGAGAGGTGCAGATGCTGCGGTCGCCGCGCCGCCTCAGAGGGTTCACAAACGGCCCAAAACTGTGAAGCCATCAGTCACTCGCACGCCTCGCATCACCCTAACACCCAAAACAGTTGGACGAACGAAAAAACAGCCCATTCTTAAGTCCCAGAAAAGTTCTACAGTCAAAGCTAAGCCCAAAACACCCTCAGCGACCCCTCAACGTGCCCAAACACCTGGCCGTCGCAAGCAGCGTACAGAACAGGGGGGCTCACCCTTTAAGCGGCGTCCCACGGTTACTCCAGGCGTGACCGGGTTGAGAAATTTAGGCAACACCTGTTATATGAACTCCATTTTGCAAGTGTTGAGTCACCTGCACGTCTTCAGGGAGTGTTTCCTGCGCCTGGATCTCACCCAGGCACTAGAGCTACTGGCATCCGCCGTCCAGGGACAACTGGTGGGGAAGATCTCCCATTTGTCCCTCACTCAGAGGAAGGGGTTCCAGAGCAGCTCGGGGTCTGGGTCAGGGCTGAGTGGCGGCGCGTCCCGGGGCCGCAGCATGGAGCTGATCCAACCCAAAGAGCCGAGCTCGGAGCACATCTCCCTCTGCCACGAGCTGCACACCTTGTTCCAGGTCATGTGGTCCGGCAAGTGGGCGCTGGTTTCGCCTTTCGCCATGCTGCACTCGGTGTGGCAGTTGATCCCAGCCTTTAGGGGCTACGCTCAGCAGGACGCGCAGGAGTTCCTGTGCGAGCTGCTGGATAAGGTGCAGCACGAACTGGAGAGCGCTGGCaagcacaccaccaccaccggaGTCCCCCAGACCCAGAAACGTCTCATCAAGCAGGTGCTCAGCGTGGTCAACACCATCTTCCACGGTCAGCTTCTCAGCCAG GTGACGTGTCTGGCCTGCGGCCATCGCTCCAACACCGTGGAGCCCTTCTGGGATCTGTCCCTGGAATTCCCAGAGCgttaccacagcaacagcagggaGTCGGCCGCTCAGACTTCGTGCCATTTAACAGAAATGCTGGCCAAGTTCACAGAGACTGAAGCACTGGAGGGGAACATCTACGCATGTGACCACTGCAACT CTGCACGACGCAGGACCACCTCAAAATCGGTCCTCCTGACAGAAGCACAAAAACGGCTCATGGTTCACAAACTTCCTCAGGTGCTGCGGCTCCACCTCAAACGCTTCAG GTGGTCGGGGCGGAACCATCGGGAGAAGATCGGAGTTCACGTCAGCTTCGACCAGCTCCTCGACGTGGAGCCCTACTGCTACCAGGAGCCCTCACCCAAAGATCTGTCCTGCTCCAGTCCCAGCAGCCCCGTCTCGGCAGGCTCGCCGCACCACAAACACTTCCTCTACGACCTTTCCGCTGTGGTGATGCACCATGGGAAAGGCTTCGGTTCGGGCCACTACACCTCGTACTGCTACAACACAGAGGGCG GTTTCTGGGTTCACTGTAACGACTCCAAGCTGAACGTGTGCTCAGTGGAGGAGGTGTGTCGCGCCCAGGCCTACATCCTCTTCTACACCCAGCGAGTACCTCAGGATAAAGACCGGCCACTATAG
- the usp44 gene encoding ubiquitin carboxyl-terminal hydrolase 44 isoform X2 — MDRCKHVGRLRLASDHSILNPQKWHCVDCNTSESIWACLSCSHVACGRYIEEHALQHFQQQRHPLAIEVNEFTLSAIQSQRYEVTTRSGRTLRSASAAPDAVMPSGARESQLRDEDRMFTALWHRRRTLMGRVFRFWFGLTDCGRRREEEERKREEEEESKREARERRRALKRQLQEELENAPLRKSRRLRRKNQRGADAAVAAPPQRVHKRPKTVKPSVTRTPRITLTPKTVGRTKKQPILKSQKSSTVKAKPKTPSATPQRAQTPGRRKQRTEQGGSPFKRRPTVTPGVTGLRNLGNTCYMNSILQVLSHLHVFRECFLRLDLTQALELLASAVQGQLVGKISHLSLTQRKGFQSSSGSGSGLSGGASRGRSMELIQPKEPSSEHISLCHELHTLFQVMWSGKWALVSPFAMLHSVWQLIPAFRGYAQQDAQEFLCELLDKVQHELESAGKHTTTTGVPQTQKRLIKQVLSVVNTIFHGQLLSQVTCLACGHRSNTVEPFWDLSLEFPERYHSNSRESAAQTSCHLTEMLAKFTETEALEGNIYACDHCNSARRRTTSKSVLLTEAQKRLMVHKLPQVLRLHLKRFRWSGRNHREKIGVHVSFDQLLDVEPYCYQEPSPKDLSCSSPSSPVSAGSPHHKHFLYDLSAVVMHHGKGFGSGHYTSYCYNTEGGFWVHCNDSKLNVCSVEEVCRAQAYILFYTQRVPQDKDRPL; from the exons ATGGACAGGTGTAAGCATGTTGGGCGGCTGAGGCTGGCCTCAGACCACTCCATCCTCAACCCCCAAAAGTGGCACTGCGTGGACTGCAACACGTCCGAGTCGATCTGGGCCTGCTTGAGCTGCTCTCACGTGGCGTGTGGCCGCTACATTGAGGAGCACGCGCTGCAACATTTTCAACAGCAGCGCCACCCTTTGGCCATCGAGGTTAATGAATT TACGCTTAGCGCCATCCAGAGCCAGAGATATGAGGTTACCACCCGCAGCGGGCGAACCCTTCGCTCTGCTAGCGCAGCGCCCGATGCTGTCATGCCATCCGGGGCCCGTGAGTCGCAGCTTAGAGACGAGGACAGGATGTTTACCGCACTTTGGCACCGGCGTAGGACGCTTATGGGACGGGTGTTTCGCTTCTGGTTTGGACTGACCGattgtgggaggaggagggaggaggaagagagaaagcgggaggaggaggaggaatcgaAACGGGAGgcaagggagaggaggagggctcTGAAAAGGCAattgcaggaagagctggaaaaCGCCCCTCTCAGGAAAAGTCGCCGGCTGCGTCGGAAAAACCAGAGAGGTGCAGATGCTGCGGTCGCCGCGCCGCCTCAGAGGGTTCACAAACGGCCCAAAACTGTGAAGCCATCAGTCACTCGCACGCCTCGCATCACCCTAACACCCAAAACAGTTGGACGAACGAAAAAACAGCCCATTCTTAAGTCCCAGAAAAGTTCTACAGTCAAAGCTAAGCCCAAAACACCCTCAGCGACCCCTCAACGTGCCCAAACACCTGGCCGTCGCAAGCAGCGTACAGAACAGGGGGGCTCACCCTTTAAGCGGCGTCCCACGGTTACTCCAGGCGTGACCGGGTTGAGAAATTTAGGCAACACCTGTTATATGAACTCCATTTTGCAAGTGTTGAGTCACCTGCACGTCTTCAGGGAGTGTTTCCTGCGCCTGGATCTCACCCAGGCACTAGAGCTACTGGCATCCGCCGTCCAGGGACAACTGGTGGGGAAGATCTCCCATTTGTCCCTCACTCAGAGGAAGGGGTTCCAGAGCAGCTCGGGGTCTGGGTCAGGGCTGAGTGGCGGCGCGTCCCGGGGCCGCAGCATGGAGCTGATCCAACCCAAAGAGCCGAGCTCGGAGCACATCTCCCTCTGCCACGAGCTGCACACCTTGTTCCAGGTCATGTGGTCCGGCAAGTGGGCGCTGGTTTCGCCTTTCGCCATGCTGCACTCGGTGTGGCAGTTGATCCCAGCCTTTAGGGGCTACGCTCAGCAGGACGCGCAGGAGTTCCTGTGCGAGCTGCTGGATAAGGTGCAGCACGAACTGGAGAGCGCTGGCaagcacaccaccaccaccggaGTCCCCCAGACCCAGAAACGTCTCATCAAGCAGGTGCTCAGCGTGGTCAACACCATCTTCCACGGTCAGCTTCTCAGCCAG GTGACGTGTCTGGCCTGCGGCCATCGCTCCAACACCGTGGAGCCCTTCTGGGATCTGTCCCTGGAATTCCCAGAGCgttaccacagcaacagcagggaGTCGGCCGCTCAGACTTCGTGCCATTTAACAGAAATGCTGGCCAAGTTCACAGAGACTGAAGCACTGGAGGGGAACATCTACGCATGTGACCACTGCAACT CTGCACGACGCAGGACCACCTCAAAATCGGTCCTCCTGACAGAAGCACAAAAACGGCTCATGGTTCACAAACTTCCTCAGGTGCTGCGGCTCCACCTCAAACGCTTCAG GTGGTCGGGGCGGAACCATCGGGAGAAGATCGGAGTTCACGTCAGCTTCGACCAGCTCCTCGACGTGGAGCCCTACTGCTACCAGGAGCCCTCACCCAAAGATCTGTCCTGCTCCAGTCCCAGCAGCCCCGTCTCGGCAGGCTCGCCGCACCACAAACACTTCCTCTACGACCTTTCCGCTGTGGTGATGCACCATGGGAAAGGCTTCGGTTCGGGCCACTACACCTCGTACTGCTACAACACAGAGGGCG GTTTCTGGGTTCACTGTAACGACTCCAAGCTGAACGTGTGCTCAGTGGAGGAGGTGTGTCGCGCCCAGGCCTACATCCTCTTCTACACCCAGCGAGTACCTCAGGATAAAGACCGGCCACTATAG